From Pseudarthrobacter equi, a single genomic window includes:
- a CDS encoding aldo/keto reductase gives MTLSPTLTFNDGNTIPQLGYGVWQVEDGVAEKVVRQAFEAGFRHIDTAKIYGNEAGVGRAIASSGLTPEQIFITTKLWNADQGYESTLAAFEESMDRLGLETLDLYLIHWMQPKQDKYVDTWKALIELQKRGRVKSIGVSNFTVDGLQRLIDETGVVPAIHQIELHPYFSQRELREFGASKGILTQAWSPLGQGGELLEDAAVAAIAAKHQATPAQVVIAWHLAIGNVVIPKSVTESRIRENYAALDVTLDAEDVEAINALDRTASGEGRIGPDPAVSDFA, from the coding sequence ATGACTCTTTCACCTACACTCACTTTCAACGACGGAAACACGATCCCCCAGCTCGGCTACGGCGTGTGGCAGGTCGAAGACGGCGTGGCTGAGAAGGTGGTCCGGCAGGCATTCGAAGCTGGCTTCCGCCACATCGACACCGCCAAGATCTACGGCAACGAAGCAGGCGTGGGGCGCGCGATCGCCAGCTCCGGCCTGACCCCCGAGCAGATCTTCATCACCACCAAGCTGTGGAATGCCGATCAGGGCTATGAGTCCACGCTGGCTGCCTTCGAGGAATCCATGGACCGCCTCGGCCTGGAAACCCTCGACCTCTACCTGATCCACTGGATGCAGCCCAAGCAGGACAAGTACGTCGACACCTGGAAGGCGCTGATCGAGCTCCAGAAGCGCGGCCGGGTCAAGTCCATCGGCGTCTCCAACTTCACCGTCGACGGGCTGCAGCGGCTCATCGACGAAACCGGTGTTGTCCCGGCCATCCACCAGATCGAGCTCCACCCGTACTTCAGCCAGCGTGAGCTGCGCGAATTCGGTGCTTCCAAGGGCATCCTGACCCAGGCCTGGTCACCTCTGGGCCAGGGCGGCGAGCTCCTGGAAGACGCAGCCGTTGCCGCTATCGCCGCCAAGCACCAGGCCACGCCGGCGCAGGTTGTCATCGCCTGGCACCTCGCCATTGGCAACGTGGTGATCCCGAAGTCGGTCACCGAATCCCGGATCCGCGAGAACTATGCGGCACTCGACGTCACGCTGGACGCTGAGGACGTCGAGGCCATCAACGCCCTCGACCGGACCGCCAGCGGCGAAGGCAGGATCGGCCCCGACCCGGCAGTCTCCGACTTCGCGTAA
- a CDS encoding NAD(P)/FAD-dependent oxidoreductase gives MDDTYQVIVVGGGFAGKAAAQELGRKGTRVLLIDANNYHQFQPLLYQVASSQIGVSAVARPLRAVFRNIKGVRVLTAEVTSVDAAARTVTTADGTQFKAQILVLATGAVPNFFNTPGADKHAYPLYSVADATRLSAALTEVLDEADRGAGGSADVVVVGGGPTGVETAGALAENVKYIVPKYFSSELAARCHVHLVDMVPNVLMAFSERSQAYTRDRLVKLGVQLHMGQSVTEVRPDGVTLADGTVLPAPIVVWAGGLQAGKIIAESGLTQGKGGRIDVRPDLTAPGVEGVYVLGDSANITDAAGARLPQLGSVAQQSGKWAAKNIHADLTGGTRQPFRYLDKGYMAMVGRGAAVAELGPQRIQLQGPLAFLSWLGVHLALLPGVQQKVRALFSWAVGYVTHSPSQVVVGRPD, from the coding sequence ATGGACGATACATATCAGGTCATCGTGGTTGGCGGCGGTTTCGCCGGGAAAGCTGCCGCCCAGGAACTCGGCCGCAAGGGCACCCGGGTGCTGCTGATTGATGCCAACAACTACCACCAGTTCCAGCCGCTGCTGTACCAGGTGGCATCATCGCAAATCGGTGTCTCCGCAGTGGCCCGCCCGCTCCGTGCGGTCTTCCGCAACATCAAGGGGGTTCGGGTCCTCACGGCAGAAGTCACCTCGGTGGACGCTGCCGCCCGCACCGTCACCACTGCCGACGGCACGCAGTTCAAGGCACAGATCCTCGTCCTCGCCACAGGCGCTGTCCCGAACTTCTTCAATACCCCGGGCGCCGACAAGCACGCCTACCCGCTCTACTCCGTGGCCGACGCCACGCGGCTCAGTGCTGCCCTGACGGAAGTCCTCGACGAGGCGGACCGGGGAGCCGGCGGGAGTGCCGACGTCGTGGTGGTAGGCGGCGGCCCTACAGGGGTGGAAACGGCCGGCGCCCTGGCCGAGAACGTCAAATACATCGTGCCGAAGTACTTCTCCTCCGAGCTCGCCGCCCGCTGCCACGTCCACCTCGTGGACATGGTGCCCAACGTGCTCATGGCGTTCTCGGAAAGATCGCAGGCCTACACCAGGGACAGGCTGGTGAAGCTGGGCGTCCAGCTGCACATGGGCCAGAGCGTTACCGAGGTCCGTCCCGACGGCGTGACGCTGGCGGACGGTACAGTGCTGCCGGCACCCATCGTTGTCTGGGCCGGCGGCCTCCAGGCAGGCAAGATCATCGCCGAATCAGGGCTCACGCAGGGGAAGGGCGGGCGTATCGACGTCCGTCCGGACCTGACCGCTCCGGGAGTGGAGGGCGTCTACGTCCTGGGAGACTCTGCCAACATCACCGACGCCGCGGGGGCCCGGCTCCCGCAACTGGGGTCCGTGGCACAGCAATCAGGGAAATGGGCCGCAAAGAACATCCACGCTGACCTCACCGGAGGTACCCGGCAGCCCTTCCGTTACCTCGACAAGGGGTACATGGCCATGGTTGGCCGGGGCGCCGCGGTGGCAGAGTTGGGCCCCCAGCGCATCCAGCTGCAGGGGCCGCTGGCGTTCCTGTCCTGGTTGGGCGTCCACCTTGCCCTGCTGCCCGGCGTCCAACAGAAAGTCCGTGCCCTCTTCTCCTGGGCGGTGGGTTACGTGACGCACAGCCCGTCCCAGGTTGTGGTGGGGCGGCCGGACTAG
- a CDS encoding tyrosine-type recombinase/integrase yields MAINKLSSGVKRWEVDWTTADNVRRRKRFSTKREAEDFWHATVRSVQSGTYIDPRAAAKVTVEQLYEDWIERVATLGANGRKPASPKTIDNYERCYENYVAPRWGHTPIGKVRYDDVAAWITTLKGRDGGPAGVTTRREVGLYFGRLMGHAVKKRLLATNPTKDPLGQTDYVPARVKEREHVYLTMPQLMALAKACDEFELFVMVAGTCGLRWGEITALTYEDLDLVDKPAMTVRKAFSEIGGRLVLGPTKGGESRVVPLPALVAERLKVASAAESPGARIFGGARKSVLRNSTWTRRHYSPAIGRLKATMTNFPRPTFHDLRHTAVSLAISSGANIKVVQRIAGHASATMTLDTYAGLFDHDLHDSAGRLNAALERLGWE; encoded by the coding sequence ATGGCCATTAATAAGCTCTCCAGCGGAGTCAAGCGCTGGGAGGTCGACTGGACGACTGCCGACAACGTCCGCCGCCGCAAACGTTTTTCCACGAAACGGGAAGCCGAAGACTTCTGGCATGCAACGGTTCGGTCCGTTCAAAGTGGAACCTACATCGACCCCCGCGCAGCCGCCAAAGTTACCGTTGAGCAGCTCTACGAAGATTGGATCGAGCGAGTCGCCACCTTGGGCGCCAACGGCCGCAAGCCGGCAAGCCCTAAGACGATCGATAACTACGAGCGCTGCTACGAGAACTATGTCGCCCCTCGCTGGGGACACACACCGATTGGCAAGGTCAGGTACGACGACGTTGCCGCCTGGATCACGACGCTGAAGGGACGGGACGGCGGCCCCGCCGGAGTGACTACCCGTCGTGAAGTGGGCCTGTACTTCGGCCGTTTGATGGGACATGCGGTCAAGAAGCGGCTGCTGGCCACGAATCCCACCAAGGATCCCCTTGGTCAAACCGATTATGTTCCCGCAAGGGTCAAAGAGCGGGAGCACGTTTACCTGACAATGCCCCAGCTTATGGCGCTCGCCAAGGCATGCGACGAGTTCGAGCTCTTCGTGATGGTGGCAGGAACCTGCGGTCTCCGCTGGGGTGAAATCACTGCACTCACATATGAGGATCTTGACCTAGTCGACAAACCCGCCATGACGGTAAGGAAGGCCTTTTCGGAGATCGGAGGGCGGCTTGTTCTCGGCCCAACAAAAGGTGGCGAAAGCAGGGTTGTCCCGCTGCCGGCGCTGGTGGCAGAGCGCCTCAAGGTCGCGTCGGCCGCTGAAAGCCCTGGAGCGAGGATATTCGGTGGAGCACGGAAATCAGTGCTCCGGAACAGCACCTGGACCCGTCGCCACTACTCCCCGGCCATCGGTAGGTTGAAGGCAACTATGACCAATTTTCCACGCCCCACTTTCCACGATCTCCGGCACACTGCGGTCAGCCTGGCGATCAGCTCCGGCGCCAACATCAAAGTGGTCCAGCGGATTGCTGGGCACGCCAGCGCCACCATGACCCTGGACACTTACGCCGGCTTGTTCGACCACGACCTCCACGACAGTGCCGGACGGCTGAACGCAGCCCTGGAGAGGCTGGGCTGGGAGTAA
- a CDS encoding helix-turn-helix domain-containing protein, which translates to MDKNLNTHDAQPGEVAASLYLTRKQTAAYLNVSEKWLAQSGRAVGPRFHKFGSQCRYLRSDVVSWARQQRATR; encoded by the coding sequence TTGGACAAAAACCTGAACACCCACGACGCTCAGCCTGGGGAGGTCGCCGCGTCCCTGTACCTGACGCGGAAGCAGACCGCGGCGTACCTGAACGTCTCCGAAAAGTGGTTGGCCCAGTCCGGCCGGGCGGTTGGGCCCCGCTTCCACAAGTTCGGTTCGCAGTGTCGCTACCTGCGTTCCGACGTCGTCAGCTGGGCCCGCCAGCAGCGGGCGACGAGGTAA
- a CDS encoding helix-turn-helix domain-containing protein encodes MILVPGLPAMPLQYAKAIRDSDLPTGARAVCWALAAFAANKTGEAWPSLKKLAKATDLTRAVISKHTILAEEKGFLCKKRRFNGSILYTITIPITDDMVIDMDADASPYLENSVPPGDLDTNSNR; translated from the coding sequence GTGATTCTTGTACCCGGCCTGCCAGCCATGCCCCTGCAATATGCCAAAGCCATCAGGGACTCAGACCTCCCCACGGGAGCACGGGCTGTCTGCTGGGCGCTGGCCGCTTTCGCCGCAAATAAAACGGGAGAAGCGTGGCCCAGTCTTAAGAAGCTCGCCAAGGCCACGGACCTGACCCGAGCTGTCATCTCAAAGCACACGATTTTGGCGGAAGAGAAGGGCTTCCTCTGCAAGAAGCGCCGCTTCAACGGTTCTATCCTCTACACGATCACCATCCCGATCACGGACGACATGGTCATCGATATGGATGCGGATGCCTCTCCATATTTGGAGAATTCTGTGCCTCCCGGCGACCTGGACACGAATAGCAACCGATGA
- a CDS encoding ABC transporter ATP-binding protein yields MQIRLIDLTFSFGSGSPLFENLTHNFHGSTTTGVVGPSGTGKTTLLELIGGKRKPTRGQVMYVPDSVAPLTNRLNPRDISFINQTTPVMPGRTALQNVQVALVSHGVQHRAAERAAHDALAAVGLEGKWHREVSKLSGGEVQRVCVARSLVSPAPIVLADEPTAQLDQLSAKAVSESLTALSRAGKLVIISTHDLMLADACDSILTMGGAE; encoded by the coding sequence GTGCAAATCAGATTGATTGACCTGACCTTCTCCTTTGGGTCCGGTAGCCCGCTTTTTGAGAATCTTACGCACAATTTTCATGGATCGACCACGACCGGAGTTGTAGGCCCGTCAGGAACCGGCAAAACGACGTTATTGGAACTTATTGGAGGCAAACGTAAGCCTACGCGCGGTCAAGTTATGTATGTGCCTGACAGCGTCGCTCCCCTCACGAATCGCTTAAACCCGCGAGACATCTCCTTCATCAACCAAACAACTCCTGTCATGCCTGGTCGTACGGCTCTTCAGAACGTTCAGGTCGCACTCGTGAGCCACGGAGTTCAGCATAGGGCAGCTGAGCGAGCAGCCCACGATGCCCTAGCCGCCGTGGGACTCGAAGGGAAATGGCACCGAGAGGTATCCAAGCTATCCGGGGGCGAAGTTCAGCGTGTGTGTGTAGCTCGCTCTCTAGTCTCGCCCGCACCCATAGTGCTAGCCGATGAACCGACCGCGCAGTTGGATCAGTTGAGCGCAAAGGCTGTTTCAGAGTCGCTGACGGCATTGTCCCGGGCCGGAAAGCTGGTAATCATATCAACGCATGACCTCATGCTCGCAGATGCGTGCGACTCCATCCTGACCATGGGCGGAGCGGAGTAG
- a CDS encoding ABC transporter permease family protein: MKILISEAVVGFRARISVFLFISLFYSIVVAGFLLVSFDERGDYENSLRANAASGAYVLVASDKSGHLMSSECASLSGVEGVKAVGAVYSEATSFLDRNPGESVRVVDAQPSAIRVLTGSEAIDGAAIGASIGRQLGYGNGDRISFGDGVSIKVDSVFPASPRSDGKSAWVYRSTGNQLMASKCIIETDPDFFGNYRSALPSMFPSAATLEFSTLNVNRQQEIEARWKGGLHRHAWLLAAILMMIGTTAATFLRRKEIALYVMLGMPKFKLYGVLTTQALATGYLGLVIGASWTLALADNDIWAGALKIQYSLPILCIITGIITLAPSVATIFAITQNPARILRDRS; this comes from the coding sequence GTGAAAATTCTTATCAGCGAGGCCGTAGTAGGTTTTCGCGCCCGAATCAGTGTCTTTTTGTTTATTTCGCTTTTCTATTCAATTGTCGTAGCAGGCTTTCTGCTTGTCTCATTCGACGAACGCGGTGACTACGAAAACAGCCTTAGAGCCAACGCAGCTAGCGGCGCATATGTACTAGTAGCATCGGACAAGAGCGGACATCTGATGAGTTCAGAATGCGCGAGCCTGTCCGGCGTTGAAGGAGTGAAGGCTGTTGGTGCCGTGTACTCCGAGGCCACATCCTTCCTGGATAGAAATCCAGGCGAATCTGTACGTGTTGTTGATGCGCAACCTTCTGCAATCAGAGTGCTGACAGGTTCTGAAGCGATTGATGGCGCCGCGATTGGGGCGTCCATTGGACGCCAGCTCGGTTACGGCAACGGCGACCGTATTAGTTTCGGAGACGGCGTTTCTATAAAGGTTGATTCCGTTTTTCCTGCAAGTCCTAGAAGTGACGGAAAGTCCGCATGGGTGTACAGGTCCACGGGAAACCAGCTCATGGCGTCAAAATGTATCATCGAGACTGACCCCGACTTCTTCGGAAACTATCGTAGCGCTTTACCGTCAATGTTTCCGTCCGCGGCAACTCTTGAGTTTTCCACGCTAAACGTCAATAGGCAGCAAGAAATTGAAGCGCGCTGGAAGGGTGGCCTCCATCGCCACGCCTGGCTGTTAGCTGCCATTCTAATGATGATAGGAACAACGGCGGCAACATTTCTTAGGCGAAAAGAAATAGCACTATATGTGATGTTAGGCATGCCGAAGTTTAAGTTGTATGGCGTTCTCACTACTCAAGCTTTAGCGACGGGTTATCTGGGCTTGGTTATCGGCGCATCATGGACGCTGGCTTTGGCTGACAACGACATATGGGCAGGTGCGTTGAAGATCCAATACTCGCTGCCAATCCTTTGCATCATAACAGGAATCATCACTTTGGCGCCATCGGTAGCAACAATTTTTGCTATAACTCAAAACCCGGCTCGAATCCTGAGGGACCGCAGCTGA
- a CDS encoding HNH endonuclease gives MGANGHELMPTNNVSLVCSTSDTCKTADQGRVKMMESRHEGFSDANSSAAVPHERLKRDADVGEAAHRPDQAAGPRHSSESDRARFYAKTRRAPSGCLLWTAGVSNQGYGKFVLGGRTMPAHRAAWVLEYGEVLSREEFLLHSVSCNSRLCVEIAHLRVGTHAENMADRKAQGRYNTSRGFNNSRARFNDAEVADMRLLVERGVSYQQVAEIYDCTRPYVYLIATGKARTQPTDGPSPYVLAKRQQEAKAQDRRTRSAEIISIVHPDDEIQGEEWRPTRFEGYWVSSLGRVRGRTMKILKPHITDFGYAVVCCGKNNPRGVHVLVCEAWDGPPPAKGMHAAHRNGNPADNRPDNLRWATPSENIGQDRLRHGTVPRGEGHARAKLSMDIARAIRAQLPGPRGTINRLARQYGVTKTAITNVRDSVTWRE, from the coding sequence ATGGGGGCGAATGGGCATGAACTAATGCCAACCAATAATGTCAGCCTTGTCTGCTCTACTAGTGATACATGCAAGACCGCTGATCAAGGTCGGGTGAAGATGATGGAATCGCGTCACGAGGGGTTCTCAGACGCCAATAGCTCCGCTGCCGTTCCCCATGAAAGGCTGAAAAGAGATGCCGATGTCGGCGAGGCTGCCCACCGGCCTGACCAAGCAGCCGGTCCGCGCCATTCGAGCGAATCGGATCGTGCGCGGTTCTATGCTAAGACCCGGAGGGCGCCCAGTGGTTGCCTGCTATGGACAGCTGGCGTATCTAATCAGGGATACGGGAAATTTGTGCTGGGTGGGAGAACCATGCCAGCCCACCGAGCTGCGTGGGTCTTGGAGTACGGTGAGGTGCTGTCCCGGGAGGAGTTCTTGTTGCACTCGGTCTCGTGCAACTCCCGCCTTTGCGTGGAGATCGCGCACCTTAGGGTAGGCACACACGCGGAGAATATGGCGGACAGAAAGGCCCAAGGCCGCTACAATACGTCCCGAGGGTTCAACAATTCGCGTGCGCGGTTTAACGACGCGGAAGTTGCAGACATGCGGCTCCTGGTCGAACGCGGTGTCAGCTATCAGCAGGTTGCCGAGATCTATGACTGCACTAGGCCCTATGTGTATCTGATAGCCACGGGAAAAGCCCGCACCCAGCCCACAGATGGTCCTTCACCTTACGTGCTGGCCAAGCGTCAGCAGGAAGCAAAGGCGCAGGATCGACGAACCAGGTCTGCCGAGATCATTTCCATCGTCCACCCGGACGATGAAATTCAGGGTGAAGAATGGCGTCCTACCCGATTCGAGGGCTACTGGGTCAGCTCACTAGGGCGGGTCCGGGGGCGGACCATGAAAATCCTCAAGCCCCACATCACGGATTTTGGCTACGCTGTCGTGTGCTGCGGGAAGAACAACCCACGCGGCGTACACGTCCTTGTGTGCGAGGCTTGGGATGGGCCACCCCCCGCTAAAGGGATGCATGCAGCCCACCGCAACGGTAACCCTGCTGACAACCGCCCTGACAACCTTCGCTGGGCCACTCCCTCAGAGAACATTGGACAGGACAGGCTTCGACATGGCACTGTTCCGCGAGGTGAAGGGCATGCCCGAGCGAAGCTGTCGATGGACATAGCCAGGGCCATCCGCGCCCAACTTCCAGGGCCACGCGGGACCATCAATCGCCTAGCAAGACAGTACGGCGTAACAAAGACCGCTATTACCAACGTTCGGGACAGCGTCACCTGGAGGGAGTGA
- a CDS encoding helix-turn-helix domain-containing protein has translation MPIRPHQFSEEQTLRWAERRVSVGARIRELRLEQGLSQESLALESGLSRNMIIGIEWGKKSVAYERLWDIADVLEVAVAELLLPPRSSAENKPYRGGRRPMSR, from the coding sequence ATGCCCATTCGCCCCCATCAGTTCTCCGAGGAGCAGACGCTCCGTTGGGCTGAACGTAGGGTGAGCGTCGGAGCCCGAATAAGAGAGCTCCGTCTCGAACAGGGCCTTTCCCAGGAGTCGCTGGCCTTGGAGTCCGGACTGAGCCGGAACATGATCATCGGAATCGAATGGGGCAAGAAGAGCGTTGCTTACGAACGGCTGTGGGATATCGCCGACGTACTTGAAGTTGCAGTAGCCGAGCTACTCCTCCCGCCACGTTCGTCAGCTGAGAACAAGCCATACCGGGGTGGCCGTCGACCGATGAGCCGATAG
- a CDS encoding endonuclease NucS domain-containing protein — translation MAAAWVVRQGRGGQFADEMIRSGYIGVDFIGDYDIRPHLGGGAEVFRGAMNGIYQEMYPEKPRVAVGLAMGNLWAASEGIAEGDLVLAPKPDRTYQYGVVAGGYEYHPGTDLPHRRPVDWKGSINRDDMSPTLASTAAVPMTVFQLEAHAAELATLTQLTEASQPVVQAIASEVQEQLAFQLEKQLEEFLVHNWASTSLGREFDIYAEDGQPVGQQYPSDTGPMDILAISKDRSRLLVVELKRGRASDAVVGQIQRYMGYVQDALLEPGQSVEGVIIAQEDDLRIRRALSMTRNIRFMRYRVEFHLEEAR, via the coding sequence ATGGCAGCAGCGTGGGTGGTCCGGCAGGGTCGCGGCGGACAGTTCGCCGACGAGATGATCCGCAGCGGCTACATCGGAGTTGACTTCATCGGTGACTACGACATCCGGCCGCACTTGGGCGGGGGAGCGGAGGTGTTCCGCGGGGCGATGAACGGTATCTACCAGGAGATGTACCCCGAGAAGCCGCGCGTGGCGGTAGGCCTGGCGATGGGCAACCTGTGGGCGGCGTCGGAGGGCATCGCTGAAGGGGATCTGGTGCTGGCGCCGAAGCCTGACCGGACCTACCAGTACGGGGTTGTGGCTGGCGGCTATGAATATCATCCCGGCACGGACTTGCCGCACCGGCGGCCGGTGGATTGGAAGGGCTCGATAAACCGGGACGACATGAGCCCGACCCTGGCGTCGACGGCCGCGGTGCCGATGACGGTCTTCCAGCTGGAGGCGCACGCCGCGGAGCTGGCGACCCTGACCCAGCTGACCGAGGCAAGCCAGCCGGTGGTTCAGGCGATCGCTTCAGAGGTGCAGGAGCAGCTGGCGTTCCAGCTGGAGAAGCAGCTTGAGGAGTTCCTGGTCCACAACTGGGCCAGCACCTCCCTGGGCCGTGAGTTCGACATCTACGCGGAGGACGGGCAGCCGGTCGGCCAGCAGTACCCGTCCGATACGGGCCCGATGGACATCCTGGCGATCAGCAAGGACCGGTCCCGGCTGCTGGTCGTCGAGTTGAAGCGTGGCCGGGCCAGTGATGCCGTCGTCGGCCAGATCCAGCGCTACATGGGGTACGTCCAGGATGCACTGCTTGAACCGGGCCAGTCCGTGGAGGGGGTCATCATCGCCCAGGAGGACGACCTGAGGATCCGCCGGGCCCTGTCGATGACGAGGAACATCCGGTTCATGAGGTACCGGGTCGAATTCCACCTTGAGGAAGCCAGATAG
- a CDS encoding T6SS immunity protein Tdi1 domain-containing protein: MYERFANGFTATSQEPRQNTSAAAPGILTGLFNTFGGTTFDGGIYRIHNDVSSKAASKTAAEAYPGFQTETFCFGFDWLGRQFALDFHRGTPDDPEVILLEPGTGEALEVPVPFSKFHDDALFEYRDSCLFPDWFAEWRAAGGAAPAFTECIGYKQPLFLGGEDATDNLELTDIDVYWSIAGQILNATRHLPDGTPVSYLGMAT; this comes from the coding sequence ATGTACGAACGGTTCGCCAACGGATTCACCGCCACATCACAGGAGCCGCGCCAGAACACCAGCGCCGCCGCTCCCGGGATCCTCACTGGCTTGTTTAATACCTTTGGCGGCACGACTTTCGACGGTGGCATCTACCGGATCCACAACGACGTTTCATCGAAAGCTGCCTCAAAGACAGCTGCTGAAGCGTACCCGGGATTCCAGACGGAGACGTTCTGTTTCGGATTCGATTGGCTGGGCCGCCAATTCGCCTTGGACTTCCACCGGGGAACCCCGGATGACCCGGAAGTCATCCTGCTGGAGCCCGGCACCGGTGAAGCCTTGGAGGTACCTGTCCCCTTCTCCAAATTCCACGACGACGCCCTCTTCGAATACCGCGACTCGTGCCTGTTCCCAGATTGGTTCGCCGAGTGGCGTGCGGCCGGAGGAGCTGCACCCGCGTTTACAGAGTGCATCGGGTACAAGCAACCCCTGTTCCTCGGCGGCGAAGACGCCACAGACAATCTGGAACTGACCGACATCGACGTCTACTGGTCCATTGCAGGGCAGATCCTGAATGCCACACGCCACCTCCCGGACGGTACCCCCGTCTCGTACCTGGGCATGGCCACCTAA
- a CDS encoding ABC transporter ATP-binding protein — translation MSLGDAAEPLVHIKDFRMDFGDITVIRDLSFDVRAGETFGFLGSNGSGKTTTLRALLGIYQPTAGTLHIGGKVFQPRDGARLGYLPEERGLYKKESVLDVMVYFGRLKGLSKAAARAWSESYLERVGIGDKAKVRLDKLSGGQQQKVQLGVTIMNNPELLILDEPTKGFDPVNRRLLMDIIEEHKRAGATVIMVTHQMEEVERLCDRVILLKDGVSRAYGTVEEVQEEFGGTVCRVAYDGVLPASGLYDVVSDSDGHAELAPRPGAGEAAVLRELVESGAGIRSFTPARISLDEIFIKVYGEQNELTEA, via the coding sequence ATGAGCTTGGGGGACGCGGCGGAGCCGCTCGTACACATCAAGGATTTCCGGATGGATTTCGGGGACATCACGGTCATCCGGGACCTGTCGTTCGACGTGCGGGCGGGGGAGACGTTCGGGTTCCTGGGCTCGAACGGGTCGGGGAAGACCACGACGTTGCGGGCCTTGCTGGGCATCTACCAGCCCACGGCGGGGACGCTGCACATCGGCGGGAAGGTCTTCCAGCCCCGCGACGGTGCCCGCCTCGGGTACCTGCCTGAGGAGCGCGGACTGTACAAGAAGGAATCGGTCCTGGATGTGATGGTCTACTTCGGCCGGCTCAAGGGTCTGTCCAAGGCCGCGGCCAGGGCCTGGTCGGAGTCGTACCTGGAGCGGGTCGGGATCGGTGACAAGGCCAAGGTCCGGCTGGATAAGCTCTCCGGCGGCCAGCAGCAGAAGGTCCAGCTCGGGGTGACGATCATGAACAACCCGGAGCTGCTGATCCTGGATGAGCCGACCAAGGGATTTGACCCGGTGAACCGGCGGCTGCTGATGGACATCATCGAAGAGCACAAGCGGGCCGGGGCGACCGTCATCATGGTCACCCACCAGATGGAAGAGGTCGAGCGGCTCTGCGACCGGGTCATCCTCCTCAAAGACGGCGTCTCCCGGGCGTACGGCACGGTCGAGGAAGTCCAGGAGGAGTTCGGCGGCACCGTCTGCCGGGTGGCCTACGACGGAGTCCTGCCGGCCTCGGGGCTGTACGACGTCGTCTCCGACAGTGACGGCCACGCCGAGCTGGCCCCGCGGCCAGGGGCGGGGGAGGCCGCGGTCCTGCGCGAGCTCGTGGAGTCCGGTGCCGGGATCCGGTCCTTCACCCCGGCCCGGATTTCCCTGGACGAGATCTTCATCAAGGTCTACGGCGAGCAGAACGAACTGACGGAGGCGTAA